One window of Dysidea avara chromosome 11, odDysAvar1.4, whole genome shotgun sequence genomic DNA carries:
- the LOC136237601 gene encoding uncharacterized protein, translated as MDSHQLTEEKVFTQHYSKLCDTLTDIRNLLPHFVTEKIIKSDDEEEISALTTSSQKVQKLLRHISGPLKAGHTRGFYTMLKIMEIYGTQATQELASQMNNSLSSSGILTDHFDSGADSCYQNHHEYTLQHSKKSDFHYEYNMYPSKERQCKLFLLQLVLIVAILFVVAGSWYFMQGKQTNYIHQELWHSLEYLTNKMDAPNPTPWPLKLSRSNQLSFHDEQIAPVILKMSNFSATVKTTKTWISNKFFAFAGGFKSCIKIDVANHNNSNDGHVIVGLHKVDGPYDADLKEKYSLGGVFTLELLNQWNDTNHHTNKSACTCVSLPSLSCDISWNIPSDIILQYVVNDSVYFRVSYDHLSSILWSHFIGDIGWTVVGYIAMAMVFSVCKRLLRKDSISFSISFCVCGIVIIGGVLGGIVWIVIMMLLTPWMIVFHEGFVFPVLGRSKNHHKDFIYLMNMYFIINSVLARIYVVDLLSKSEIILYLV; from the exons ATGGATAGTCACCAGTTAACAGAAGAAAAAGTTTTTACGCAACATTACTCAAAATTGTGTGATACTCTTACAGATATCCGTAACCTTCTACCACACTTTGTGACAGAAAAAATCATCAAATCAGATGATGAAGAGGAGATTAGTGCACTTACTACATCATCACAGAAAGTGCAGAAACTATTGAGGCACATATCAGGTCCCCTCAAGGCTGGACACACTAGAGGATTTTATACCATGCTAAAGATAATGGAAATATATGGTACTCAGGCCACACAGGAATTAGCTAGCCAGATGAACAACTCACTTTCAAGCTCTGGTATATTAACAGACCATTTTGACTCAG GAGCTGACAGCTGCTACCAAAATCATCATGAGTACACACTGCAACATTCTAAAAAGAGTGACTTCCATTATGAGTATAATATGTACCCTTCGAAGGAAAGACAATGTAAATTATTTCTATTACAACTAGTTCTCATCGTGGCAATTTTGTTTGTAGTAGCAGGTAGTTGGTATTTTATGCAGGGGAAACAAACAAACTACATACATCAAGAATTGTGGCATTCTTTAGAGTATCTTACAAACAAGATGGATGCCCCAAATCCAACACCATGGCCTTTAAAATTGTCTCGTTCCAACCAATTGTCATTTCATGATGAACAGATTGCTCCAGTTATTCTAAAGATGTCAAACTTTAGTGCAACAGTAAAGACTACAAAAACATGGATTAGCAACAAATTCTTTGCTTTTGCTGGTGGTTTTAAGTCATGCATAAAAATTGATGTTGCGAATCATAACAACAGCAATGATGGTCATGTTATTGTTGGCCTTCACAAGGTAGATGGTCCATATGATGCTGACCTGAAAGAAAAATATTCTTTGGGAGGAGTTTTTACATTAGAGCTACTTAACCAATGGAATGATACCAATCATCACACCAACAAATCAGCTTGCACTTGTGTTAGTCTTCCTTCTCTTTCTTGTGATATATCTTGGAATATACCTAGTGATATTATTCTTCAATATGTTGTGAATGATTCTGTTTACTTCAGGGTTTCCTATGATCATCTATCAAGCATATTGTGGTCTCATTTTATTGGGGACATTGGTTGGACTGTTGTTGGTTATATTGCAATGGCAATGGTGTTTAGTGTATGCAAACGCCTATTGAGGAAGGATTCCATTTCTTTTTCAATTTCCTTTTGTGTTTGTGGCATTGTTATTATAGGAGGTGTTTTAGGAGGTATAGTATGGATTGTGATAATGATGTTATTGACTCCATGGATGATTGTATTTCATGAAGGATTTGTGTTTCCAGTATTGGGCAGGTCAAAGAACCACCATAAAGACTTTATTTACCTAATGAATATGTATTTCATAATCAATAGTGTGCTTGCTAGGATATATGTAGTGGATTTGTTGTCTAAATCAGAGATTATCCTATATTTAGTGTGa